One Dysosmobacter welbionis DNA segment encodes these proteins:
- a CDS encoding DUF4315 family protein: protein MNPKYQKVLSDIEKAEKKKSEIEGQLKELYDKKTELENLEIINTVRSMVMDKDQIMVFLSSMKSGTKPAENTEVIDNA from the coding sequence ATGAATCCCAAGTATCAGAAAGTCCTCTCCGACATTGAGAAGGCTGAAAAGAAGAAGTCCGAAATTGAAGGACAGCTCAAGGAGCTGTACGACAAGAAGACGGAGCTGGAAAACCTTGAAATCATCAATACCGTGCGCTCTATGGTGATGGACAAGGATCAGATCATGGTGTTCCTGTCTTCCATGAAGAGCGGCACCAAGCCCGCTGAAAATACGGAGGTAATCGACAATGCGTAA
- a CDS encoding DNA-methyltransferase produces MPIEMLSGFTANISTETQIQQNRRYTTIQLDIIHTGDCLKILKTLPDDTVHCCVTSPPYYALRDYGMEAQIGRETTPKEYISRLTEVFTEVRRVLRPDGTLWLNISDTYAGKGNQGDFIDPKNPYGRNGQAVALNNKVEGCKPKDMIGIPWMLAFALRDTGWYLRNDIIWMKDNPMPESVKDRCARCYEHIFLFSKSKKYFFYYKAISEPIASATAERLKRGMRGGNKYGKPVPGQPQPQSINRPREHGEIKDSDINPLRNKRDVWKINTVPFKGGHYAAYPPKLVETCLLAGCPEGGIVLDPFMGSGTTGMVAAQMGRHFVGVELNPEYTELAYKRIGGEI; encoded by the coding sequence ATGCCCATTGAAATGTTATCGGGTTTTACAGCCAACATTTCAACGGAAACGCAAATCCAACAGAACAGGAGGTACACCACCATACAACTTGACATCATTCATACCGGCGATTGCCTTAAAATCCTGAAAACTCTGCCCGATGACACCGTTCATTGCTGTGTGACGTCCCCTCCGTATTACGCGCTCCGCGATTACGGCATGGAGGCTCAGATCGGCAGAGAGACAACGCCGAAGGAATATATCTCGCGCCTGACGGAAGTGTTTACCGAAGTCAGGCGCGTTTTGCGTCCGGATGGAACGCTCTGGCTGAACATCTCGGACACCTACGCTGGAAAGGGCAATCAGGGAGATTTCATTGACCCGAAGAACCCCTACGGCAGAAACGGTCAGGCTGTGGCTCTCAACAACAAGGTTGAGGGCTGCAAGCCGAAGGATATGATCGGCATTCCGTGGATGCTGGCTTTTGCCCTCCGCGATACCGGCTGGTATCTGCGCAACGACATCATCTGGATGAAGGATAACCCCATGCCGGAGAGCGTGAAAGACCGCTGCGCCCGCTGTTATGAGCATATTTTCCTGTTCTCAAAGTCCAAGAAGTATTTCTTTTACTACAAGGCAATCTCCGAGCCGATTGCCTCTGCAACGGCAGAACGTCTCAAGCGCGGCATGAGGGGCGGCAACAAGTACGGAAAGCCCGTTCCCGGTCAGCCTCAGCCGCAGTCCATCAACCGCCCCCGCGAGCATGGTGAGATCAAGGACAGTGACATCAATCCGCTCCGCAACAAGCGCGATGTCTGGAAGATCAACACCGTCCCCTTCAAAGGCGGTCACTATGCCGCCTACCCTCCAAAGCTGGTTGAAACCTGTCTTCTCGCCGGTTGTCCAGAAGGCGGCATTGTGCTTGACCCCTTTATGGGAAGCGGCACAACCGGCATGGTTGCCGCGCAGATGGGGCGGCATTTTGTAGGCGTAGAGCTGAACCCGGAATACACCGAGCTTGCCTACAAGCGGATTGGAGGTGAAATCTGA
- a CDS encoding nitrogen fixation protein, translating to MNNKMITIPYADAIEYGENTSALFKALWELTDLIRLESDLKKHHRAYLHVREDIDEKVKEARQIMTKVAVDMIGFYFNVDVSECSNNDENTPFADAADDETVSIPKGEYELMIDDLLTMSEIIQSVADMRTQDVKAIREFGKFVPAFAAFEKNRLSLYRDAAKEAEEIFDRWADEIDDLDEDFMEDEDYEPDEYYSD from the coding sequence ATGAACAACAAGATGATTACCATTCCCTACGCGGACGCTATCGAATACGGAGAGAACACCTCCGCGCTGTTTAAGGCTCTGTGGGAGCTGACCGATCTGATCCGACTGGAAAGCGACCTCAAGAAGCATCACCGCGCCTATCTCCATGTGAGGGAGGACATCGACGAAAAGGTCAAGGAAGCGCGTCAGATTATGACCAAAGTAGCCGTGGATATGATCGGCTTTTACTTCAATGTTGATGTTTCTGAGTGCAGCAACAACGATGAGAATACCCCCTTCGCTGACGCGGCGGATGATGAAACCGTTTCTATCCCCAAGGGCGAGTATGAGCTGATGATCGACGATCTGCTCACGATGTCCGAAATCATTCAGAGCGTCGCAGATATGCGCACGCAGGATGTGAAGGCAATCCGCGAGTTCGGCAAGTTCGTCCCCGCCTTTGCCGCCTTTGAGAAGAACCGCCTGAGCCTCTACCGCGACGCGGCGAAGGAAGCAGAGGAAATCTTCGACCGTTGGGCGGACGAGATTGACGATCTCGACGAGGACTTCATGGAAGACGAGGACTACGAGCCGGACGAGTATTACTCCGATTGA
- a CDS encoding VirB4-like conjugal transfer ATPase, CD1110 family, with protein sequence MTVKNGVIYGDALSAQEKKRIVMQKKKDRKAKKVRKSAQQTIPYVEMCRDGICKVNSRLYTKSIAFEDINYQLAQNEDKTAIFENWCDFLNYFDSSIFVQLSFINQKASLNEFRKRINIPAQEDAFNDIRSEYSGMLQSQLTKGNNGLVKKKYITFGIEADSLRTAKPKLERIETDILNNFKTLGVRTEPLSGYERLKVLHDVFNMDTNEPFRFSFDMVARTGLSTKDFIAPTSFDFREGKCFKMGRTIGAVSFLQILAPELNDRMLADFLEMDSNITVNFHIRTIDQAKAIKSIKMKITDLDKMKIEEQKKAVRSGYDMDIIPSDLATFGGEAKRLLQDLQTRNERLFLVTILIMNTATNRQKLENAVFQTAAIAQKYNCALKRLDFQQEEGLMSSLPIGVNQVEIERGLTTSSTAVFVPFTTQELFQGGEALYYGLNALSNNMIMVDRKQLKNPNGLILGTPGSGKSFSAKREMTNAFLITEDDIIVCDPEAEYFPLVQKLGGQVIRISPVSTDYINPLDINTNYSEEENPLTLKSDFILSMCELIVGGKDGLQPVEKTIIDRSVRMVYQEFLADPKPEKMPILEDLYNILRNQKEPEAQRIATALEIYVHGSLNVFNHRTNVDVNNRFVCYDIRELGKQLKKLGMLIVQDQVWNRVTINRAQHKATRYYMDEFHLLLKEEQTAAYSVEIWKRFRKWGGIPTGITQNVKDLLASREVENIFENSDFVYLLNQASGDRQILSKALNISPSQQNYITNSNAGEGLIFYGSTIVPFKDDFPKDTQLYRIMTTRLEETVQN encoded by the coding sequence ATGACGGTCAAAAACGGCGTCATTTACGGCGATGCCCTTTCCGCTCAGGAAAAGAAGCGGATTGTCATGCAGAAGAAAAAGGATAGGAAGGCAAAGAAAGTCCGCAAGTCCGCCCAGCAGACCATTCCCTATGTGGAAATGTGCCGCGACGGTATCTGCAAGGTGAACAGCCGCCTCTACACGAAGTCCATCGCCTTTGAGGACATCAACTACCAGCTTGCGCAGAACGAGGACAAAACTGCCATCTTCGAGAACTGGTGCGATTTCCTGAACTACTTTGACAGCTCGATCTTTGTCCAGCTCTCCTTCATCAATCAGAAGGCAAGTCTCAATGAGTTTCGCAAGCGCATCAACATTCCGGCACAGGAGGACGCCTTCAACGACATCCGCTCCGAGTATTCCGGTATGCTGCAAAGTCAGCTCACCAAGGGCAACAACGGACTGGTCAAGAAGAAGTACATCACCTTCGGCATTGAGGCGGACTCCCTCCGCACGGCAAAGCCGAAGCTCGAACGCATTGAAACCGACATTCTCAATAACTTCAAAACCCTCGGTGTGAGAACCGAGCCGCTGTCCGGCTACGAGCGGCTGAAAGTGCTTCATGACGTATTCAACATGGACACCAATGAGCCGTTCCGCTTTTCCTTTGACATGGTTGCCCGGACAGGACTCAGCACGAAGGATTTCATCGCGCCCACTTCCTTTGACTTCCGTGAAGGCAAGTGCTTCAAGATGGGCAGAACCATCGGTGCGGTGAGCTTTCTCCAAATCCTCGCGCCGGAACTCAATGACCGTATGCTTGCCGACTTCCTTGAGATGGACAGCAACATCACGGTCAATTTTCATATCCGGACGATTGACCAGGCAAAGGCAATCAAGAGCATCAAGATGAAGATCACCGACCTCGACAAGATGAAGATCGAAGAGCAGAAAAAGGCGGTCCGCTCCGGCTACGATATGGACATCATCCCGTCCGATCTTGCCACCTTCGGCGGTGAGGCAAAGCGTCTGTTGCAGGATCTCCAGACCCGCAATGAGAGACTGTTCCTTGTGACCATCCTCATCATGAATACGGCAACCAACCGCCAGAAGCTCGAAAACGCGGTGTTCCAGACCGCCGCCATTGCTCAAAAGTATAACTGTGCGCTCAAGCGTCTTGACTTCCAGCAGGAGGAAGGGCTGATGTCCTCTTTGCCTATCGGCGTCAATCAGGTGGAAATCGAACGAGGACTGACCACTTCCAGCACAGCGGTTTTCGTGCCGTTCACCACGCAGGAGCTTTTTCAGGGCGGCGAAGCTCTCTACTACGGGCTGAATGCGCTGTCCAACAACATGATCATGGTGGACCGCAAGCAGCTCAAGAACCCCAACGGGCTGATCTTGGGTACGCCCGGTTCCGGTAAGTCCTTCTCCGCCAAGCGTGAAATGACGAACGCCTTCCTCATCACAGAGGATGACATCATCGTCTGCGACCCCGAAGCCGAGTATTTTCCCCTCGTGCAGAAGCTCGGCGGTCAGGTCATCCGCATCTCGCCGGTCAGCACGGATTACATCAATCCGCTGGACATCAACACGAACTACTCCGAAGAGGAAAACCCGCTGACGCTGAAATCCGACTTCATCCTCTCTATGTGTGAGCTGATTGTCGGCGGCAAGGACGGCTTGCAGCCGGTTGAGAAGACCATCATTGACCGCAGTGTCCGCATGGTCTATCAGGAGTTTCTTGCAGACCCCAAGCCGGAGAAAATGCCGATCCTCGAAGACCTCTACAACATTCTGAGAAATCAGAAGGAGCCGGAGGCACAGCGCATTGCAACTGCCCTTGAAATCTATGTTCACGGCTCTCTGAACGTCTTCAATCACAGAACGAATGTGGATGTCAACAACCGCTTTGTCTGCTATGACATCCGCGAACTTGGCAAGCAGCTCAAAAAACTCGGTATGCTGATCGTGCAGGATCAGGTGTGGAACAGAGTTACCATCAACCGCGCCCAGCACAAGGCAACGCGCTACTACATGGACGAGTTCCACCTTTTGCTGAAAGAGGAACAGACCGCCGCGTACAGCGTGGAAATCTGGAAGCGTTTCAGAAAATGGGGCGGCATCCCGACCGGAATCACGCAGAACGTCAAGGATCTTCTTGCCTCCCGCGAGGTGGAGAACATTTTTGAAAACTCGGATTTTGTCTACCTTCTGAATCAGGCGTCCGGCGACCGGCAGATTCTCTCGAAGGCGCTGAACATCTCGCCCAGCCAGCAGAACTACATCACCAATTCCAATGCCGGTGAGGGGCTGATCTTCTACGGCTCGACCATCGTTCCCTTCAAGGACGATTTCCCGAAGGACACCCAGCTCTACCGTATCATGACCACCCGTTTAGAAGAAACCGTACAGAACTAA
- a CDS encoding C40 family peptidase, whose protein sequence is MSKEPELKARDKVVVRMTREGAVEENLTAGTEQRVSKRLEDAELVKPGETVEPSEALSAEEQKKVQMRRQQRQFQAEHAEDNDTQPPSETSVTEEKRTETLPQNVPEPLPSETPFKPPVLEQHGVSSHTGTVIAETVVTHKLRKTSAVEAVDADAVLSQAAETSSAKPVSDDAVPPTKRIQKLERKSEKAHERLDAARQKLPTHKVLKKERVFDEETGKGKTRLHFEDELKKPKGKGKLQFEADKTVRKVGDTLASGIHGKIHEVEQENSAVEGAHKTEIVAETAARHFSHHREKSVNKPYEKVSKLEHKADAADAKLQYERNQQEHPEMKKQNMNKHYQKQNIKKEYAAARNAGSQTAGTATKNTGKKLGEKVSDKIKEFFEKNKKVFIWIGVGIALLVLLGAGISSCSMLTSTGSSVIASSYLSEDDAMLGAEAQYCRMEQELQRYLDTYESTHSYDEYHFDLDDIEHDPYVLISILSALHEGEFTLDEVQGTLQMLFEKQYILTEEVFVETRYRTETDTWTDADGNTHTETYRVPYDYYICNVKLENFNLSHVPVYIMSQEQLSMYATYMSVLGNREDLFGDSPYVDKYITNPPADYDVNPEYLNDEKFAALITEAEKYLGYPYVWGGSNPDTSFDCSGFVSYVLTNSGLVNTGRLGAQGLYNISTPVSKANAQPGDLIFFVGTYDTPGVSHVGIYVGDGVMIHCGDPIQYTSINSSYWQQHFYAFGRPAY, encoded by the coding sequence ATGTCCAAGGAACCGGAACTCAAAGCCCGTGACAAGGTGGTCGTGCGGATGACGCGGGAAGGCGCGGTTGAGGAAAACCTGACGGCTGGCACCGAGCAGCGTGTGTCAAAGAGGCTGGAAGATGCGGAGCTGGTGAAGCCCGGTGAGACAGTCGAGCCTTCCGAAGCTCTTTCTGCGGAGGAACAGAAAAAGGTGCAGATGCGCCGTCAGCAGCGTCAGTTTCAGGCGGAACACGCCGAGGATAACGACACACAGCCGCCCTCGGAAACGTCTGTCACAGAAGAGAAAAGGACAGAAACTCTACCCCAGAATGTACCCGAACCGCTGCCTTCGGAAACGCCGTTCAAGCCTCCTGTTTTGGAGCAGCACGGTGTTTCTTCTCATACCGGCACGGTGATTGCCGAAACGGTTGTCACGCACAAGCTACGCAAGACCTCTGCGGTTGAAGCCGTTGACGCGGATGCCGTTCTCTCCCAAGCGGCAGAGACTTCCTCCGCAAAGCCGGTCTCGGACGATGCCGTCCCGCCCACGAAGCGGATTCAGAAGCTCGAAAGGAAGTCCGAAAAGGCGCATGAGCGTCTGGACGCTGCCCGCCAGAAGCTGCCCACGCACAAGGTTCTCAAGAAAGAGCGTGTCTTTGATGAGGAAACCGGCAAGGGCAAAACCCGCCTTCATTTTGAGGATGAGCTGAAAAAGCCGAAGGGCAAGGGCAAGCTGCAATTCGAGGCAGACAAAACCGTCCGCAAGGTCGGTGACACTCTCGCCTCCGGCATTCACGGCAAAATCCATGAGGTCGAGCAGGAAAACTCGGCGGTCGAGGGGGCGCACAAAACAGAGATTGTCGCAGAGACCGCCGCAAGGCATTTCAGTCATCACAGAGAAAAAAGCGTCAACAAGCCCTATGAGAAGGTTTCTAAGCTGGAACACAAGGCGGATGCTGCTGATGCGAAGCTCCAATATGAGAGAAATCAGCAGGAGCATCCTGAGATGAAGAAGCAGAACATGAACAAGCACTATCAGAAGCAGAACATCAAGAAGGAATATGCCGCCGCTCGAAATGCCGGTTCTCAGACTGCCGGGACTGCCACAAAGAATACCGGCAAGAAGCTCGGTGAAAAGGTGTCCGACAAGATCAAGGAGTTCTTTGAGAAGAACAAGAAGGTCTTCATCTGGATCGGCGTCGGAATTGCCCTTCTCGTGTTGCTCGGTGCTGGTATCAGCTCGTGTTCGATGCTCACCTCTACCGGCTCGTCGGTTATCGCTTCCTCTTATCTCAGCGAGGATGACGCGATGCTGGGTGCGGAGGCGCAGTATTGCCGGATGGAGCAGGAGCTGCAACGCTATCTCGACACCTACGAAAGCACTCACAGCTACGACGAGTATCACTTCGATCTGGACGATATTGAGCATGACCCCTATGTGCTGATCTCCATTCTCTCGGCTCTCCATGAGGGCGAGTTCACGCTGGATGAGGTGCAGGGTACGCTCCAAATGCTGTTTGAAAAGCAGTATATCCTCACCGAAGAGGTCTTTGTTGAAACCAGATACCGCACGGAGACCGACACATGGACGGACGCAGACGGCAACACGCACACGGAAACCTATCGCGTCCCGTATGACTACTACATCTGCAACGTGAAGCTCGAAAACTTCAATCTCTCCCACGTCCCGGTCTACATCATGTCTCAGGAACAGCTCTCCATGTACGCAACGTATATGTCGGTGCTGGGCAACCGCGAGGATCTGTTCGGTGACTCTCCCTATGTGGACAAGTACATCACCAATCCTCCCGCCGACTACGATGTCAACCCGGAATACCTGAACGACGAGAAGTTTGCAGCGCTGATTACCGAGGCGGAAAAGTATCTCGGCTATCCGTATGTGTGGGGCGGCTCCAATCCCGACACGTCCTTCGACTGCTCCGGCTTCGTCAGCTACGTTCTCACAAACAGCGGACTTGTGAATACCGGGCGGTTGGGCGCACAGGGGCTTTACAACATCAGTACGCCGGTTTCAAAGGCAAATGCACAGCCCGGTGATCTTATCTTTTTCGTCGGGACGTATGACACCCCCGGTGTGTCCCACGTCGGAATCTACGTCGGTGATGGCGTCATGATTCACTGTGGCGATCCCATTCAGTACACATCCATCAACTCTTCCTATTGGCAGCAGCATTTCTACGCCTTCGGAAGACCCGCCTATTAA
- a CDS encoding DUF4366 domain-containing protein: MRKKFRFLTILAVCVMVLSCFSVTAFAYADDTEQNLPVTEATQPEQQPAVTPAPEKPKGEPIDDEGNAYTRDLLYDKATNKQFITVQTKNGNTFFIVIDYDAPINEDEEQYQTYFLNMVDESDLLALLDEDTAAALTTCNCKEKCAAGQVNTDCPVCKTNMSECAGTAPVTPEPDKDAETDVPAPKPEKKSNVGMVLIVFVLVGAAGAAYYYIKFVKGRKPKDEDLDFFDDEGYEEEPYINEDEEPQIVVDEETDGDED; the protein is encoded by the coding sequence ATGCGTAAGAAGTTTCGTTTTCTGACCATCCTTGCGGTCTGCGTCATGGTTCTGTCCTGCTTCTCTGTCACGGCGTTTGCCTACGCCGATGATACCGAGCAGAACCTTCCCGTTACGGAGGCAACTCAGCCCGAACAGCAGCCCGCAGTCACTCCCGCGCCGGAAAAGCCGAAGGGTGAGCCGATTGACGATGAGGGTAACGCCTACACCCGCGACTTGCTCTATGACAAGGCAACCAACAAGCAGTTCATCACTGTCCAGACGAAGAACGGCAACACCTTCTTCATTGTCATCGACTACGATGCGCCCATCAACGAGGATGAGGAACAGTATCAGACGTACTTCCTCAACATGGTCGATGAGAGCGATCTGCTTGCACTGCTGGATGAAGATACTGCGGCTGCGCTGACCACCTGTAACTGCAAAGAGAAATGCGCTGCCGGTCAGGTCAACACCGACTGCCCGGTCTGCAAGACCAACATGAGCGAATGCGCCGGCACAGCCCCCGTTACACCTGAGCCGGACAAGGATGCAGAAACCGACGTTCCTGCTCCCAAGCCCGAAAAGAAATCCAATGTCGGTATGGTTCTTATCGTCTTCGTCCTTGTTGGAGCTGCGGGCGCGGCGTATTACTACATCAAGTTCGTCAAGGGCAGAAAGCCCAAGGACGAGGATCTGGACTTCTTCGACGATGAAGGCTACGAGGAAGAGCCGTACATCAACGAGGATGAAGAGCCGCAAATTGTGGTAGACGAGGAAACGGACGGTGATGAGGATTGA